One genomic segment of Paenibacillus xylanexedens includes these proteins:
- a CDS encoding adenosylcobinamide amidohydrolase — translation MTLPFYNYFTNGETDENEYASSSWPGLNISAHERHIKAQSPRAAQALSSAVYGGGVLELDRIFNIYVDRHYRCDDPPRDIEQALNEWQEPRDQCAGLLTAVRLEHTSIQEYTSNEFGLLCCTTAGVSNAARAGSERTVFDTAGNKKMSSGSERSAPSARNLTIPPYVPGTINVMLWLNGRMTSGAMMNAVQTAVEAKAAALADAGVLDSENGLPATGTTTDAIVIAVGQAVEVEEPQPMITYAGTATTAGAAIGRLVYDTVTESLRAGLLWKERIRQK, via the coding sequence GTGACACTCCCGTTTTATAACTACTTTACAAATGGAGAAACAGACGAGAATGAATATGCTTCCTCTTCCTGGCCGGGACTGAACATATCTGCACATGAACGACATATCAAAGCACAGAGTCCAAGGGCTGCCCAAGCGCTGTCGAGTGCGGTATATGGCGGTGGGGTGCTTGAACTGGATCGCATATTTAACATCTATGTGGACAGGCATTACCGCTGTGATGATCCGCCGCGTGATATCGAACAAGCGCTGAACGAATGGCAAGAGCCGCGTGATCAATGTGCCGGATTATTGACGGCCGTAAGGCTGGAGCATACCTCCATTCAGGAATATACAAGTAATGAATTTGGACTTCTGTGCTGCACCACTGCGGGTGTATCGAATGCCGCCCGCGCGGGGTCGGAGAGAACGGTATTTGATACGGCAGGAAATAAGAAGATGTCTTCCGGCAGCGAGCGCTCTGCTCCTTCAGCACGGAATCTAACGATTCCCCCCTATGTCCCGGGTACAATTAACGTCATGCTCTGGTTGAATGGACGTATGACCAGCGGGGCGATGATGAATGCAGTACAGACGGCGGTGGAAGCCAAAGCGGCCGCGCTGGCGGATGCGGGTGTTCTGGATTCGGAGAACGGGTTGCCCGCTACCGGCACCACAACCGACGCCATTGTGATTGCAGTAGGTCAGGCAGTGGAAGTGGAGGAACCTCAGCCGATGATCACTTATGCCGGGACAGCAACTACGGCAGGGGCGGCGATTGGCAGATTGGTATACGACACGGTAACGGAGAGCCTTCGGGCCGGACTGTTATGGAAAGAGAGGATCAGGCAAAAATGA